The genomic region AATGAAGCTGACCACAAAATGCTTaaccccccccaactccccgtCCGGGTCACGCCCCCAGCCCCGACTCTGCTAACACTGCATTGCCAGACTCCCCTGGAAGGCAACGACATGGCGTAGAAGCTAAATGTCAGCAACATAACCGCTAATGATGCGGCTGTGTAGGAAAGTACATCAGCACACAGCTCCCAAAAGcagacatagacagacacacacaaacacacgcagttAGCATGCTGTTCACAGTGGGCCACACCCACAAAATCCCCTCCAAATAAGGACATAACCCTCAGGTGTGCAGCAtgttctgggagctgggaatcGCCCCGCCCACCAAGTGTAACCTTGGTGGTACCATGGCCTTAAGGACGCGGACAGTCTGTCCTTGGGAACCCAGCAAGGAGCCCCAACCATGTCCTCTGCAATCACTTGATGAACTTGAACTGCTCCAGTAAAACACTCAGCTGTATTAATGGATTAAAAAATGCCATTTGCTTTGGATAAGAGTATTAGCCAAAGCACCAATCAGAAACAGGCACACCCACAAATATCAAGGGAGGGGTTTCACAGATCAGACAGACCCAATAGGAGGGCAGCCGTCCATCTGCCCCTATGGTTCGCTGGGAAGAAAGACGATGGACAGTCTCGAGGCTGGCACGGGGTATAGCCTAAAATCCACATCGGATCACAAACAGACTGCTTattattgagaaaaaaaaataaaaacaacctCTCACTGTTTAGCCATTTTTTAAGCAATTGACTAATCACTGGTGAGGAGTACGTTATGATGGCAGAGATGACCCATCATCACTCATGTGGATGCATTCATATTTGGGGCCCAGTGTGGACCTCCATGGGAAATGAGGAAGGACCAGAGCTACCTGACACTCAAATCTATACTTTATCTGCCCAAAACTGGACACACTCTCCTCTGCACCGAAGGGTTTTTTCTGAAGAATGCTTTTCAGGTTGATCTGTAAATTATAAGTTTGTGAGAAAAAACAAACCTCATAGAATTCCAGGGGAGAATTTGAGAGAggattgtgtgtgtgactttTGTCATTTAATGACATCCTTGGTGGATCACAGCATGCTCTCTGAGGCCTGCAGACAGCACCCCCCCTTTTCGGGACTGCGTGTAAACACCCCCGAGCGTGACACTCACAGACAGAATCACACGGACGCAGCTCCTGCGTCACCTAGACCGTCTGCGGCTGAGGGTCCTACGCATCCCCCCCGTGACACGCAATGGCGGATGTGGCTAAATGCACACGCATCAGCCAGGACTCCTGGACACACGCAGCTGCGCAGCCATCTTACTGCGATCTACACAAACACATACTACCATTAACCAGACTACTTCCTTTCGGATTACACCAAACATCTCCTTTCTCTGGTTTGCAGAATCATTCCACTAATCACCATGGCTACATTCTCCTCTTAGATTCCAAATCCTTGTCCTTTTTCCCTGTCTGATCATCTTCTAGCTAATTAAAGCCTCTGACAGCCCAGGAACAAACAACTACAGCCCAAGGAGAGACAGATATGACTGAGTTggcaaaatgcaaataaaaactttGGAAACATTAGCAGTAAGACGGCTTTCAGCGATGGGAGCCGTGAAGGAACACAAAGCTGAGCGAGGGGCATCATTACCGCCGCGGGATCCGCTCACTCGCTCTCTTTCCGCGGGCGAGCAGGAGGGACAGCGATTAGTTAGTGTCCATTTTGTCATTCAGCACTTTGTGACAGAGGGAGGGATTATTTCTGTCCTTCTGGTCTTATCTGATCTGTGACACTGTTCAATGAGGGTTAGTGTCCAGCCTCCTTCAGCAGAAAGTGCCAAGATTcccaaggggggaggggggtacgaGCGACTATCATAGCACAGACACCCCACACCCGCTTGGTGGCTTCACAGCTCAAAtagtgtgtgccccccccccccccccccccccacgccacaTTATGCTGGCTATTTTCCGATAAGTGTAGGTCACTTGGGTTACATAACATCCAAAAACAAATTATGCCATACCAGTCATGCGAGTACATAACTAAGCATTACTAACAGAGACCAATCAGGAAATTAGTGATACCACGACAATCATAAACAGCGCACTTCCCCGAGtataaaaaaatcacagtaTTCAATTAGATAATCAAGGCACAGCGGCCCATTTGACTTTATAAAGACTGATTATTTCAACATTACTGTTTATCACGTCTTACTTTTAAATATTACTTTTTAATAAATAAGGCtattattatatttaatatCTTTATTGCTCTGTATAAATATATACCCTGCGTGTTATTTGTTATCGAACTAGTggtgatttttattaaatttatttatttgccttCAGTGGTTACTGCGGTATGAAACAATTTGTGAATGCGACCTTTCTCGAAACGCGATCATAAAATATGGAAcaaaaagcacattttaaatCCCGAAAAGATGAGTACTGCATCATTTCTGAAAGCCAATTCATTAAGAGTCACTTCCCTCTCAGCTCCACGCACATTTCAATATTTTTCCCCCCCTGAAATGCACTCCGTCAACACGGCAATCTTAGGAACAATCAGGCTGCCATGCGGTGCCAAGCGGCGCTCCGATGCAATCTCGGGAGACCTtgaaaggtgtctataatgaaaAATACACTTCACACTACCTGTCCCCACTCATTATGCCGAGGCTGCCCATCACCTCGCATGGTGCAAATGCCTCCGAGAAAGCTATGCGCAGAAAGTTACGCCATTTCAGGCAATAGTATTTAACTGATTTGTATGGAAGCAGGTTAGAAACCCCGCAGCTGGCTTGACTTAGCATAAATAAAACGTCACTGTAATGACGGGGATCATTTAGACGAAGCTCTCCATACTATCAAAAATGGTTTAAGAAACTGATCTGGAAATCTATGCCAGGATCATTCGCGGGGTTGTCCACAAAAGAGGAACGAACGCTTCggttttttttccaaagtatTTGGAATATTCCTGCATTGACATTGAACGGACATTAAACTGAGCCGAACGGCACATTGTGCAACATGGACGTCTCGTCGGCGCCCTCATCTGGAGACTATGAGAACTGTCATTTGCTGCGACGGAGTCCGCGCACGATTGAAAACGCGTATAAATCAAAATCCTAAAAATACACTGGGTAAACATTAACTaataaacttaaaatattatatattgcaatttctgttaaaatatatttatttgctgttttctagttttctcTCATAGACAGGTTGTCTTCCAAAACCAAATCACATCCAAAATCTAATTCAATTAAACAGCAAAAAGGCGACATATATCACatcattaaatatatttatatgtatttgGCAAATGAAAACGTAACATATATTTTCCAGCTTACCTACCGCGATATATTGGCATAGCAGTATTTTGACGTTAGTCAGAAATATTATGTTTTAGCACCTTTATTTGATTTTAATAGATTTTATTAAGAAGGATTAACCAGACGCAGAGTCACTATACATTGATTTAACGTTACCTTTACAATTCAATTTTCACTGAAATTACAGAATAAATatatgcacattttttttcaaatcTTTGTGAGAGAAAACATTAAAAGTGCTTCCTACAAAGCCGTTAGTGATAATATCCAGAAGCTTTTTTAAGAAAGTGCGTTGATCTCCATAAAATCTTGAGCGTCATAATATATTCACAAATGTTGATCCTTAGGTGCGTCCTTGAGAGAGAACTCGCTTGTCCTTGATAATATATAAAATCAAATAGACCACTGAACAATAATGCGTTGCAGTATCTCTATTATATGTGGATGATAGTTTGAGTGATACCCACCCCTGCAGTTGTATGCATGCAGCAAACTGCAATAATCTACAAACTGTGCCCGGCCTCGAGGTGTCCTCCGTGCTCGAGACGTCCCATTCCGCGCGCGTAACCCAGGCGCGAGCGACGTCCCCTCGCCGCTGCCCGGATAAGTGTTTAAGTTTAGAACTCCCGACGCCTCCTTCGGCACAAACCAACCTGTTCCGTATAAAAATAAGGACTGATAACATTGCTGGCTACTCTGAAAAAGGCACTTCTTGAATATCTGAGTATGGCCTTTCCTCCAAAGCGACTGGGggaaatttttttatatatttttatttcatcaTGCTTTATTTGATCATTTGTTCCattgttcttttttttgggCTATGGAAAAGTTGATGTATTCTCCGTGGTTAGAATCTGTAGGATTTTTCCAGCACTTCGAGGTAATCCGGCTTGGTCTGGAGTTTGGCCCTTAACTCGAGGTATTCGCTTTGGGTTTGGTCGGGAAAGCCTTTCCCCGGGAAGAGCAACGTTTCTTTAAGTCTGGCGTCTTGCTGTAAATCAGGGTACTGCATTCCCGGGGGATGTGCATGTGTCACGTGCATGTCCTTTAATTTGGGAACCGTGCCATACAGGCAGTCCACAAACCCCACTGTGGGGGTCGGCCTCTGACTGTCTATTACCGTGGGACAAAGCACTCCGTTCTCGTGGAAGCCTGCTATGTCCCCCGACTGATTGATGGTGACGATGGTGTTCAGCTGGGAGTTGGATACTGCCATCGTCCATTCCTTCTCCTTCTCTATCAGAGTTCGATAATTACTGCTATTCTCTTTCGTCTCGGTGAACTGCTCCTCGATCTCTCCCTCGCGCGGTTTGTAAATGGGGTTGTTGCACATCTGCGTGACAGGGTGGGGGATGTAGTCGTAGACATGGCCCGGCGGTTTCTCTGGTGAGGCAGCTGGCTGGTCCTCAAACATCCGGCACTGCATCTGGATTCCGGTCAGGTCGACCTCCTGCCGCTTCCTGAAGGGCAGTTTCTTACGCCGCCTCAGCACATAGGCAAAGAGTCCGGCGGCCACGAAGACAGCCGAGATGAACAGGATGAGGAGGCTGAGGATGAGCACGGATAGCGGTATGTTCGCCCTCACTGGAGAGTCCCCCAGGCCAGAGTCGCTGGTTGAAGTCATGTCGTCAGGGGCGCCGGGAGAAGGCGCTGAGAACTTCAGCTCAGGGCAAATGAGTTCAGCATCGAGGGAGCGCAAGTCCTTCCCGAACAAGAAGTCGGGTGTTTTGCAGATCACCTCCCCCACCACGATGACTGAACTAAGTTTCTCAATCCACTGCTTGAGTGGGATGATGTCACATGAGCATTCCCAAGGGTTCTGATGGAGGTCAATCTGAACGATGGAATGCAGGTGCTCCAGAACCCCACTGACAGGCAGGTACAGGAAGTAGTTGTTGCGCAGGTTGAGCCTGGCCAGCGACGTGCCGGCGAAGGCATCCATGGGCAGCGTGCGCAGAAGGTTGTCGTTCAGGAACACAAGCTGCAAGTTGGGCATCAGGCTGAAGGCGGCTGGCTGGATCTCACGTATGACATTGTACTCGAAGTACAGGTAACTCAGGGTCTGCAGACCTCTGAACATCCCGGGCGTTAGTCTCTCAATGTCATTGCCATTCAAGTAAAGACTTTTCAAATTAGGGAGGTTTATAAAGGCCCCTTCCTGCACATAGGATATGCGGTTGTTGCCCAAGTGTAGTAAATCCAAACTGGAAAAGTTCCAGAAGTCCGACCGATAAATTTTCTGTATCAAATTCCCACTGAGATACAGCTTTTTGGCATTCAGGGGTCTGGGAAGCAGTTCAGATATGTTGTAGAACCCTTTCTCCTTGCAGTTGACAGTAAGCCCGAGGTCGTTGATGTGCAGGTTGCACGTGCACCCGGTCGGGCAGATGATTGGAATCGGCGGCCTGGTTTGGTAAGCAGCGATGGGTGGCTGGTTGGGCCCCGGGTAGATGCTGCGCGGGGTCGGCGGAGCCTTATGCACCCGAGGCCGTTTTGTTGGGGTTTTATGTTTCTCCTTGTATTCGACAGAGGAGGCGGTGTTGTGGAACGAGGAGAGCATAGACGAGGGCTTGGTGGGCCACACATTATCATTGCTGAAGGGCAACCTGGGGATGCCCAAGCTGGCCTCTACCTCGGCATCCGAGAGTAGAGGACACAGCTCGCTCCGCTTAATCTCCCTCAAGTCCTTGCCGTGGAAGTGGAAGGGGTGTTCGCAGGTGATCTCGCCCACCAGTGCTGTGTAGGGTATCCTCTCCAGCCACGTTTTCAGCTGCACTATGTCACAGACGCAGTTCCACGGGTTCTCCTCTAACTGGATCTCCATCAGACTGCGGCCGATATACTCCAGCATCCCCTTGTAAGGGAGGATTTTTAACCGGTTCCCCCGCAAATCAAGGTGCGTCAAGGACACCGACCTGAATAAAAAATTGGGAAGTGCAGGTATCAAGTTGTCGTTCAGGATGAGGACCCTCAGCTTGTTCAAGTTGCGGAAAGCCCCACTCTCGATCCGTTTGATGACGTTGTAATCAGCCTGTAGGTATTCTAAGCTCTCCAATCCCAGAAAAGTGTCGTTTCGGAACACCTCCAGCTTGTTCTCGTGCAGATAGAGCCTTTTGAGGACGCTGAGGCCATTAAAAGCCCCCGCCTGGATGTCCTGTAGTGCGTTGTTCCCCAAATTAATAGACACGGCATTGTTCAAGTGCAGGAAGCTGTTGAAATAAAGCCGGCGCATCGAGTTTCTCTGCAGATAGAGTTTAAAGGGCCGCGACCACGACTGGGAGATCTGGCTGATGTTTGTAAATCCCTTGCTGTCGCAGTGGATGTGAAATATACTCTCCTTCGCTTCACAGTAGCAGGGGTCGAAGCAAGGCTCGTCTATCTCCTCTGAGTCTTCCAGCAAAGGAATCGGCGTAGTCCATCCCAAAGCTATTGTGCTTAGCAGAGTAACCCACAGCATCCTGCCTGGAAGACCTGCCGCTGCCACGGCCGAGAGCCACTTCACAGCACTGAAAAACATAGCAGGAGTTAGGCAGGCAGTGTCCGGGCACACGGGAGCTACTTGTCATTGCTGAAATTAGGCATGCTAACGGCACGGCCACTAACTAGAACGTCCGCAACAATTAAGCGAATATGAGGCGATAAATTTGAGCAGAAAATCAATCACCGCAAGGCAGGCTACACagctatttaaaaatataaataactaGACGCGAATGCCGATACAGGCAGGAACGGAAAAGCCACCTGCATTTATTACATAACATACAGATCCCGTCCTATAAATCCTGCGTCAAGCTACCACTTCGCTGCGATGTTCCGTAAATTGACAGTgcgcttttttttttggaaattcaTGATTTCTTACCCGGAGCTTGTGGAAAAGGTAGCCGGGGCATTCCGCGCTCGCGGGATCGCGAACCGAAGTGCATTTTGCTCCGGCAAACTAGAGGCAGGGCATTCTCATTTCCCGGTACCTGTCATCGCGTTACCTCCCGCAATTTGTCGGAGCCGTTCGCAGTATGTGGATGTTTATGAGGGAGCGTTTCTCTTTGCAGAAATGCGTCCGCTTTGCGAGGAGCGACCGCGCTTAATTAGCGTGGATGGCGATGCCCTGTTATCGGCGGgtctggagggagggggggggagcaaacaGCTCAACGATGCTGAGTCTGATAAGGCTTAGGCGGTTTGAAGAAGCATCTTCGCACCAATGGCGATCTGCCTGCATCCCGGTTGCTCTTGGTGGCGATTTGTAAGCTCCATCGGTCCTAGATCCTAAACCTACAACTAAAAGTTATTTTTGAATGCAAGTCTCCCAGACATGTTCTCCATtccttgggggagggggaagtgaccgcacactgcaaatgaatagagcactttgtgcttttttttggtACTGTCTCCATGTCGAATCCTTCTGATAATCCAAAGGGTAAAAACATCACCTCCGGAACgaataattattaatgtaattagcGTATACCTACTCGGTTTCAATAGGGTCCAACTTTACATCTCCTTCTCCGGGTTGGAGAAAATACAGGCGGCTTCCGACTGATGCCTGGAAAGAGACATGTAAAGGAATTAAAATAAGGTAGGAGCAAGAAGGAAACGCCGTACGCGCACTAAGCGAGAATTGGATGCTGtgcgaaaaaaaacaatactaaCACAGAGATAAACTGAAATTATGAAAAAGCACGAACAGATCCCTATGATGAAATATGCAGGGTTACCCTACCTATAAGAGCATAGTTCATTTCAAATGACATCACTAGTTGTCCAGTAAAAAGCAAATAAAGCGCAAATAATGCGCATTACGGAGCTTTTTCGGTTTTCGCATTTTTAGTGTATATTAATCCTGTTTACAGCATCCTATCTGCCTCCCACATAGCAGCGTATCACGGGTTCACGGAAACGCGCGGCGCTCACCTTTTTTTGCGGCGGAATTCAAGAGTATCCCCCCCAAAAAACGACTAGTTTAAAGACGGCCGGATCTTTCCGTCTTCTTCTGCTGTGCCTTTCCTCTCCTTACTCCAACTGTGGTTGAGGCTACAGAGAGGGGGGAAAGCGAAGACGTGATCGGAATGCAATGCCTCCTTTCTATAGGTTTGCTTGTGATGCAGGTCCGCTTCCCCGATGAAAGCTCAACAGTGCAGCGGCGAGAAGCCGCAGCTCGGCGCTCCGGAGCGGTCCCCCTTTTCGGCGCACCAGCACATCACTAGGATGCAGGATCATAACGGAGAATCGTTTTCTCGtccccctccaccaccaccaccaccaccacccccgatCAGGTCTTTTTAGACGTCATGGAAATGAGCTTGAAGAAAAGAGAGCGAAAGTGCTGCGGGAGGAGGGGGGTGAAGCAGAAGGGCTGTTGGCGTTGGTGGTGGCGATTGGGGGAGGTATGGGCAGCCGAACACGCTCACTGCTGCGTCGGGAGCGCGCATCAAGGCGCTCGCCCGTATGAGATTTTTtccctatggggggggggggggggggtaacagcaTCAGTGCATCGCAACGCGGACAGCTCTCCTGCTCCTGACCCGTGTAAGTCCGAGAGACGCAGTAATATCTGACCCCCTAGATTGCCCCAGCCTCTCCCATTGCGCACGAGTACTTTCTTTTGCAAATGATATACGCCTTAGAAAgactgtcattcagagattcctcCGATAGGCACATCTGAGCGCCGTGCACAACTGAGCAACTTTGtgaccccctctccccccccctcctcgtCCCCGCCCCGTTTTGCTGGGTGTTAGGACGCCTCGGAGCCAATCGAGCACCGAGGAGAGAAAACCATTCCTGCCTACATTTTTTATATCACACTATGGGCATGAATCTCATTTCGATCCCTCTGCAGAAGCAGAAGCAGCAGCCGGAGACGGCATCTCTGCCTCCGGTGTCGGTACCGGCACCAACCGGGTAACGCAGCAGCCGGAGACGGCATCTCTAGCTGCCTCCGATGTCGGTACCGGCACCGACCGGGTAACGCGGCAGCCGGACTGGGCATGCGATGCCCGTAGACTTCATGCCGTTTTACAGAGATTATGTCTCTTTTTTGCTGCTTTAAAGAGAATACCTTTAAAGATGACCCATTTCAGAGAGGTAACCGGGATCCGGTTGGAACCTAATTCTGCGAACTCTTCTGCTTCTTTCGAACGCGGTGACAACAATTTATATTACTTGTTTTTAATGGATGTTTAACGcataaataatatttaataaacatacttgttgttgttgtagcAGTTTGCCGGCGGCGTTTACGTTTATCAGTTATTCCCTCAGCAGCTACTATGTTTTAATCTCCGACGGCTCGGATGATATTTGGACCTGCGATCCTGCTCGTTTCCCTCTTATCTTTCCATTTCCATGGAGAATTTGTGGCCCGGCCACTCGGGATAGTCAGAGATCCCTTCCTGTAAATACGATAA from Brienomyrus brachyistius isolate T26 chromosome 17, BBRACH_0.4, whole genome shotgun sequence harbors:
- the slitrk3a gene encoding SLIT and NTRK-like protein 3 is translated as MLWVTLLSTIALGWTTPIPLLEDSEEIDEPCFDPCYCEAKESIFHIHCDSKGFTNISQISQSWSRPFKLYLQRNSMRRLYFNSFLHLNNAVSINLGNNALQDIQAGAFNGLSVLKRLYLHENKLEVFRNDTFLGLESLEYLQADYNVIKRIESGAFRNLNKLRVLILNDNLIPALPNFLFRSVSLTHLDLRGNRLKILPYKGMLEYIGRSLMEIQLEENPWNCVCDIVQLKTWLERIPYTALVGEITCEHPFHFHGKDLREIKRSELCPLLSDAEVEASLGIPRLPFSNDNVWPTKPSSMLSSFHNTASSVEYKEKHKTPTKRPRVHKAPPTPRSIYPGPNQPPIAAYQTRPPIPIICPTGCTCNLHINDLGLTVNCKEKGFYNISELLPRPLNAKKLYLSGNLIQKIYRSDFWNFSSLDLLHLGNNRISYVQEGAFINLPNLKSLYLNGNDIERLTPGMFRGLQTLSYLYFEYNVIREIQPAAFSLMPNLQLVFLNDNLLRTLPMDAFAGTSLARLNLRNNYFLYLPVSGVLEHLHSIVQIDLHQNPWECSCDIIPLKQWIEKLSSVIVVGEVICKTPDFLFGKDLRSLDAELICPELKFSAPSPGAPDDMTSTSDSGLGDSPVRANIPLSVLILSLLILFISAVFVAAGLFAYVLRRRKKLPFRKRQEVDLTGIQMQCRMFEDQPAASPEKPPGHVYDYIPHPVTQMCNNPIYKPREGEIEEQFTETKENSSNYRTLIEKEKEWTMAVSNSQLNTIVTINQSGDIAGFHENGVLCPTVIDSQRPTPTVGFVDCLYGTVPKLKDMHVTHAHPPGMQYPDLQQDARLKETLLFPGKGFPDQTQSEYLELRAKLQTKPDYLEVLEKSYRF